One region of Triticum aestivum cultivar Chinese Spring chromosome 6B, IWGSC CS RefSeq v2.1, whole genome shotgun sequence genomic DNA includes:
- the LOC123138810 gene encoding uncharacterized protein, translating to SGAVRLVKPQMLANKLQAKASVEEGFKEIIDGMSFSPREMQALDESVAMLKKRLHTPYAVAYPESMEEEAIISEVQSQRVSWAMGLMGLEVKKKVLEAQAPKAPETFHGLLADALETPSFKGAGSTDYKFITHSWQLELDDME from the exons tccgGCGCCGTCCGCCTCGTCAAGCCGCAGATGCTGGCCAACAAGCTGCAGGCCAAGGCCTCCGTGGAAGAAGGTTTCAAGGAGATCATCGACGGGATGTCCTTCTCGCCCCGGGAGATGCAGGCCCTGGACGAGAGCGTCGCCATGCTCAAGAAGAGGCTCCACACACCCTACGCGGTCGCTTACCCGGAGTCCATG GAGGAAGAAGCAATAATCTCTGAGGTGCAGTCTCAACGGGTGTCGTGGGCTATGGGTCTCATGGGGCTGGAGGTTAAGAAGAAGGTGCTGGAAGCGCAGGCACCGAAGGCACCGGAGACGTTCCATGGCCTGCTTGCCGATGCGCTGGAGACGCCTTCATTCAAGGGCGCTGGGAGCACAGACTACAAGTTCATCACCCATTCTTGGCAGCTCGAGCTAGATGACATGGAGTAA